The window AAATGTCACATTAAATCTTCTGACATTTAATATACTGTCGGTAAATAAATAGTTTGTAGCTTATTCAGTTTATGCCATTTAGAAGTGTCGGGAAATTTGAGTGACTAGTGATACTTCTGTAGCACATCCATTAATGTCAAAATTAAAATACTCATTGATGCTTATGTAACACATCCTATAATGTAgaaactaaattttattttattaacagGAAAGTATAACCATCAAAGTTCAAATAGTACCTACAAATGTCATTCACCATAGACAAtttaaacataaataaaatatttgcAAACATAAGATCCCTATACAAAGAATAAAATTGTGAATAGCTATACATCTTTACAATTAAACATTGTTGGATTCAAACTAATATTGGGGCAAGAGATATCTTCATTTCTTCAGCTCTTTTTTCCACTCACTACAAGAAATCAACCTTATTGCAGCGactaaaatagctacaaaattcCTAATAGTCGCTGCTAAAAGGTATCAGTGGCAACTTTTGTATTTTCACAAGCACAACCGTAACTGAAGGTTATTTGTGGCGACATTTGAAGTCGCCGCTAAAAGAACATATTTTGTGGCGACAGAGTTGCCACAAAAAGTTGGAAAAAACGCTACAAAAAATTGTTCCATAAGAACAAATATTAGATGGGTCGCCACTGTATATTCACCTTTAGTAGCGACTAGCATCGCCACAAAAATATTTATGTTCAGTGGCAAGATTATGTCGCCACTATAAATGTCTTTTAGTAGCGACAGGCGTGGCCATAAAATATTTAACCATGAAAGATACAATATTTTCTGTAGCGACTAAAGTCGCTGCAAAAGAAATAAACTTACAGTGGCAACTTTTATAtcgcaacaattattaattttttgacaAAACTATGTCACCACTAAAACTTATTTTCTCAGCAATTATAACGACCAAAATTATATACATTTCCATGCCAGTAGGAACCTAATTCTCTAAAATTTCATATAGAAATATTCATATCAATCGACTATCAATATTAAAGCAACCAATAATGTTTGACAAACACCAAAAGAATTTCTCAAGCCGAATATTATAAATACTATCATTACTAAAGAGTCAATTACATatatacttgtcacgacccaaactaaccctgtcgtgatggcgcctatcgtgaaactaggcaagccgactcatttccaaaacaaaccgatattttcatttaaaagataatttcaaggctatttaacataaaaaccttcgtaaaggagttcaaatcaaaataaaagtgcggaaaagaaaagcccgacatcggggtgtcactagtcatgagcatctactacaatttatCTGACAGTATCGAAACTAACAAAGtctagaaaatagctaaatacaactaaaggaagataagagggagaagagcagggttgcgatcgccaggcagctaccttgttATCCCCGAGAAGATCTGCAACCGGAAtagtcaacaaccgctaccgtgtccagatacgcctggatctgcacacaaggtgcagggagtaaagtgagaaCGTAAACTCAtaagtaacaacagtaaataaagactgagaagtagtgacgagcaataatgcaagtaaagttcatatcacaaaaattcagtaAAATAAAGCATGTTTTTAAAACCAGAGTTTGAATAAATCAGCTCTTTTAAATctagttccagtaaaatcatttaaagacatctttcaatagttttcaaacaaaggctcaatgcaaaggtgagcaaaaataatgaaatcataatcagcccctcgggcaacatcactcatatacagcccattaggcaaacctcataatcactcgtatacagccactaaaggaatgaattccacaagaaaaactaccaatttagaccaaaaatccaaaattggctcaaattcagccccgggcccacgtctcaaaatccgacaaaaattacaaaatttgaaattccattcactcacgattttagtcataccaaatttaccaaaatccgacaacaaaatccccttcaaaacctcaaaattccatctcaagaactcttccacttttttcccaaattttcaccccaaatcacaatttagatgataaaaatcaagatataatcatgaaatttaaccaaaaccaagtgaggacacttaccccaatcaactccacgaaaatcccttcaagaatcacccaaatccgtgatctctagctcaaaatataaaaaatgtgctcaaaccctcgatttgaatTTAACATTGTCTGCCcagattttacccttcgcgaccGTCCTCTCACGTTCGCGTAAAACAACTTGACTGCCTcaccattttactcttcgcgaacgcgacacatgcctcgtgaacgcgatgcgtTACTAGCTCAGACCTTCTCGAATGCGACCaccacctcgcgaacgcgtagaacaaggactcggggtccccaactgcctcaatccGCTTCACGAACGCAgcctagcccacgcgttcgcggtGCACTGCCTGATAACCTTATACGATCGCGTCttcatcttcgcgaacgcgaagagaaatttTAGCTGACCTCTCATATGACCTACGCGTGAACGCAATGAAGAAAAATGTCTGCAATAACACCAGAAATTCTGCCGactccctaagtccaaaaatgacccgttgagcatctcAAACTCGCTTGAGGCCCTGaggacctcaaacaaacataccaaccaatcctaaaataccatacgaacttagtcgagccttcaaatcacgtcgaacaacatcaaaacacggattatgcacggattcaagcctaatgaactttgaaatttctaaattctacaaacgacgtcgaaacatatcaaTTCATATCCGAATAACCTCAAagtttgtacacaagtcatattcaacactatagacctactccaacttcgggaatcggaatccgacccagatatcaaaattttcactaccagtccaaatctccaaaaattcgactttcgccatttcaagcctaaataagctatggacctccaaaacacaatctgaacatgatcctgagtccaaaatcacccaacgaagctaacggaaccgatgaaactccattccgaagtcgtattcacacagttccgactacggtccaaatcctaaggcttaaacctccatttagggactaagtgtcccaaaacactccaaaaaccaaaacgaaatctcccggcaaatcacaatagcagaaaaagatatggtagaagcagtaaataggggatcggggctattactctcaaaacgactggtcggtcGTTACAATACTACCCGACACTTCATTGTGCATTATAACTGTACGCATATCCATATcccaaaaaagataaaatattaaGTGCCTTGTAACTGCTCCTTGCTCGACACCATCCTTGAACGATACCACTGTTTAAGTGCCTTGTCCCTGCTAGACAAAAGTATTATATATAAGGAACATAATGAGATTTGTTATATCCAAAAACATGCATGGACGAATAAATTAAAGTACAAGCTAATTATACATTAGTATAACACAAAGTTAATTTGTTTTATGCTATTTCATTTGTGAAATGAAATGGCTTGGTTCAGGTAAGCATGGTTTACAACCTAAATATTACTACTCAAATAGTCATATTATCTTAGACAATGATGTATCATCAGGTTCACAAAGATTTGAACTTCAAACCATCTCAACTACTATAATGCACATATTTGAACTTTTTCACTCAGTATCAGAGTTAGGCAAATAAGGTCATTTACAATGATAGTCTAGTTACAATGATTGTCTATAATAGTCTATTTACTATAGTTCTATATTCACAGTAGACTGTAGCCGTCACCATATCTTTCCTTTCCAAAACGTTTCCTCACAGAAACTTCAGGGCTAGTTAAGTACGACAACAACAGGTAATGGTTTAACGAATATAGTTTGCTTACAAACGTCAAAGATGTGATGAGGCCGCTGAAATTGCAATCTATTAGGGCAGCAAGAGATGTTTTTCATTTGTTGTATCCACATACATAAGTGCCACACTATTTTCAGACAGGTTTGTAGCAGATGGTGCTTCTGTCATTTCTCATCTTTCACATACAAGGTTTCACAATCACATTCAATCTACGATGCAGACTCCACAACAAGCCATAATTTACATGTCAAAAATAACTTTACACAAATGTACACATACACAATTAGAATACATGTAAATATCAAAGCTATGTGGCCAGCTTTTCTGTTGAAATAGAACCAACACATTACTATGAGGCAATCAAAGATAAGAAAGCAGTAAAAGTAAAAAGAGAAGTTAGTTAGCtcccaaattttccaacaaaGGGGTTTATGTAAAGAGAATGAAAAAATCAACTAACGATTTGGATCTTCCATCAAATTTGAAGTCAACAAAGATCCAGAATCTATAAGTGATGTCAGATGCATGGAACAAAGGATTCAGAGTTTGCTAATCTTCGAATTATAATTTCCCCCCTTTACACATATCAGGTATATGTAATATGTCTCTTAGCATCCATACATCCAGCTTTATATTGCACTCTTTACATTTTGGGACGTCTCAAAATGTTTAACACCATTCCATTTTTATCACTTTCACAACACTGAAGATTCAAATTCATTAAACTATTTGACTTTCATATTTTGGTCTGAGGTTTTGATAATTTTTCTATATATTACTTCAATATTTCTTCCATTATCCTCAGATAATTTATATATAAGTCAAATTAGAATCTAAAAACAAACACTAGTAAGAAGTTGGGAAAATCACTCTTAGATCCTTTAAACCATAGCCTCAACCATTTCTGACCCCTCACACATTAAACGACATGAGATTTCCTGATTGCAGTATAAAAATAGTCCCTCCAACCATGAGCGATAGATGCTACTATCATATTTTAACTATATACATGTGTAAAATAGTAGTATAAGCATACTACTTTATTCAACTAAGTAATCAACAGTAAATGGTTACTAAACCCCTATATATGAAGTCACTACAGAAGGAAGGAAGAAGAAATGCCGAGAAGGAAGAAGAATTGTTAAGAAGGAGCGGAGCAAGTACCTGTTGTTGTTGCATTCTGGTCATGAAACTAGCAAATTGTTCCTGCATCTTCTTGTCCACTTCTAGAGAGATCCTCTTGTCTACTTCTGCATTTGCGTGTTGACGCTCCTCTGCTAACTTCCTTTCCAACTCAATTTCCATATTTCTTCGCAACTCAGCAGCCATTTGTTCACGTTCTTCTTGCAGCTTCCTATCCATCTCGGCTTGCATCTCTTGACGCACAATATCAATAGCAGAAGACCACTGGCCTCTATGTTTGCCTGCTGAATGTTACTCTTTTTAGGAGGCTTCTTTTCGtatccttttccacgaatatAGCATGTTTTCTCACCAAGAACAGAGGATAAAATCCCATCTCTAGTCATGGGATGCTCGATCTCTTCAGATTGTTGCTGAGCGACAACTTCCTGGAGTTGACCCTGTATTTATGCATAATCATTTAAATCAAAACATaataaaacatattaaatgaaactTACAGAAACAGAAATATAATAAGTCTTTTTAGATAATTACATGAATTTGTTGGGACTGTGAATCCAACCACACCAGTTCGCCTCTATCATTCTTGCGTGTATATTGGATCTCCCAAACTTTATCTGGTGTGTCTAATTCTCCAGTAATAGAATTTCTCTGCAATATAGTTTCGGAGAAAAAATATATAagcaaatatataaatatataaataacaaaGAAGCATATGTGATAGTAGGGGACTAAATATATTTTTACCGTAAATTCCTCTACTTCTGCAAAAGACTTTGTACCACAAGTATGCTTAGTTATTTGTTTTTCTCTATTTCTTTTGTTCCTCTCACTTACAACCTGTAAGTAAACAGATTAATAAATCACCATTCAAAGAGACAATCTTCAGGTATTAAGTTAATACCTTAAATTCCGAACTTCCAGTTCATCCATCTAATATGGTGGCCAAGATGTTTATTCTCCAAATAGCCAACCTGGTTCCCAGGATTAACAAGGAAAATAAACAGATGCTATTTTCCTAAGGAAAATAAACAGATGCTAAACATCCATCTATTTCAGTTCATCCATGCTATTTTCCTCTTACACACCCTTTGATTAAATGCTTTAAACTCATAGCTGTAGTGGAATTAACATCCGCAGAACCTAAGAGGtgcttcattttttttattttttgttgattcTACAGATGTTAATTCAGTTGCAGATGTTCATTTTTGTACTTCCAAGTTCTCGCAGATTGTCACACTAGTTTAAAAGGGAAGTAGTTCTAAGTGCGAAAAGAAGTAAAAGTAATTCGTTCTTTCACAAAGAAACTTTCAATCAAGAACTAGTTCTATTAAGAAGATTCGTCTGTAACTATTAAACAAAGATTGAACCATACTCACTTAAATAGAATGTCTCCAActcacaataacaataacaagaaAGCTGAAATGGACACCTTTACAAAACTAAAAAGGCAAAAGCATGACTAATTAGTTCACAAAATGGCAGTTCTTCTTGATCTCGCCCTTCCACCCTGTAAGGATATCCAAGGTACCCATATGCACCATTGCATTTGCAAATTTCTTACCCCACACCCTTGTAGCGACATAAATGCTTTCGACCAGTTAATGCAAGAACTATAAACAAAAAATCAAGATCTCCTATATTGTAAAAGATCATTCATACATAGCATAGTCCAAAGCTACCTATTTCATATTTGGCCTCCCTCCATCACAAATTAAACTTTTAATAAGAAACAAATAATTAATCCATGTGCTAATAGTTGTGTAAGGGTCACTCCTTGTGCATTAGGTAACTGAAACAACTATTAGTTTAATGAACGGTTATTTTTCATAACAGAAACAAATAATTAATCCAATTACACTTTGAGCTGACACTTTGTACACAGGAAATAATGATGTCCCAAATTCCAAAATCCAGCAGAAAATTCTTGTGCTTCATCCAAGTGAAGAAGAAAAAACTACTGagcagaagaaaataaaatagaaatcaAAACTAGTGTATGTATATATTTAAGAAAGAAGCAGAACCAAGAAGCAATAGTTTTGGAATTTGGAGGGGTTCTGATTGTAAACTGAACACCTCTCAATCAAACATCATATTGTCCAGAAATTCtgcttctatattttttttattcttcacACTTATTTTAATGAAAAGAAAGGGACCTCTCGAGAACCACAAGAGACCCTAATTTCACCACATCATTCGCAAAGAAGTATTATGTTTTCTAATAACCATACAATAACATGTGTAccttataaaattaaaaattgcaTGTCTACTGATTTAGGCACATAACCATATAAGAACAAAATAAGAATGGAATGCCGACATATAAAAGGTCTCTCAAAAAGAAGATTTTAACTTACACAGGAAAAGATATAGTGGAGATTCTGTCAAGACCGAGAATCGACAATAACAACACCAAATACGCTTCAAATGATTCTTTCTGTGTGATTTTTTCTTGTATTCCTGTAGATTATCAAATGGCTCAGACAAATTCGAGATGAAATCTGAGAATACAAATGTGAAATTGCTGAAAAAATAATTATCCCTAACTGTATTAGGGATTTGAGCATAAACGAAAAGATTAGGAACAGAAATTCAAGATGAAATCTTTTccaaaaaaaacgaaaaatattAGGGATTTGAGCATAAACGAAAAGATTAGAGATTTGAACATTATCCCTAACtgcatattaaaaaaaaattcttagagaatcattataaaaaaaatacccAATGTAAATATATCTTACATAAATCTTTATGGGATTTTAGTTAGATATGAGATagtaacaaataagaaggaaaggaTGCACGAAATTGATTAGGAATAGAAATCGTTTCTTTGATTCTTCCTCCATGAAATTATCGATTAAAGAAGAGCAACTTCTTtccccaaaaaaataaaaaagattagGGATTTGAACATACCTGACAAATGAGATTCACATTTTGATTTGAGGGATTTTGATTTGGCTGAAATTTTTGCTGAGGAGAGTAGGCCGATTCTAGAGAGAATTTGGCTGAAATTTTTGCTGAATGTTAGGGCTTATGTTCGTTCATACCAAGAGCAGGcaagttttaattaattaggataggtattttgctttttttaattattttaaaagtaataGAGATTTACCAGCGACTTTCCAAAAGTCGCCACTAAAAATATGGAGCCAAAATTTTATTTTACACGGGACGGAAAATTCCAGCCACATCAGAGATGACCTAAAAAAAGTCTCTGCTAAACGTTAACCATCCGTAGCGACTTATAAAATCGCTGCTAATAATATAACTTATTGTAGCAACCTATAGGGTCGCTGCTATATATCGTCACTAATAATCCAATTTTTTGTAGTGACTCCTTCTGCTACTTTCTTTTAGGAGCTTCCTCCCCAAGTCGCTTGAGTGCCTACTCATTTGATAATCTCCTGAATTGAGAGAGAAAGATTGTCTGAGGTGATGATCCAATGATGGCTAATACCACTAATTATTGCAGAATTCCAACTTTAAGTAATAAATTCCCTGGAAGAGGACAGAAAGGATATTGGACAACTCTATAAACTATGCAGTAGGATTTAATCAAAGATAACAGCTATTCGCTTAAGTAGTATGTTATTATGGTCCAATACTTATTTTTCTAAGTAAAGTATATATCTCCTAATCtagaaaatataacaaataaaacTAACTTACAAAGACTGCAACAATCAATTACATACTATTTGGCTTAAAAGAAATCAAGGAGAATAACAATATTTTCATGAATTTGACACAAAGATACACAACAAGTCTGAAATGTTAAACAAGTCGGTAAAAGTTTGGTGGAGTATTGAATTTGGTGATATTGGAATTATCAATCCTAACCTTAGCAACCACCGTTAAGGAGCAACACTTTAATCACTCAGCAGAAGTTTATTTTACAAGAAATAAACATGGAGCTCCAAAACTAGCATACATCTAAATTGAGCTCCATAACCAGCACACATCTAAATGGAACCCTACGAGAAACAGAACTCATTTGAGTGAGACGTACTTAATGTATCgtatataagtaaacaaaaaatacaaaagaaaacttaaaaatataCTGAGCTTTTTTAGAACGAGACTAAATAGAGGCAAAACTAAAGATACATGCATAGCCTGTTTCATCCAAACTCCACTATCAAGCAAAACTCTTTGTTCTTCAGCTTGCCAAATGCAATTTGTATCATATTTAAAATCAGTGTCAGAATTACCTCATTTTCACATTCCTCCTACCAATAAATTGATACCAATGATTAATCTTTACATTGGAATAGACGTGTGAGCCAACAATCAACCATTTGAGTATCTTTAGATAAAAAACCTGACAACATTCATTACTCTAATTAGAGGTAGACAATAAATTTCTTACTTTAAAGCAAGATGGAAAACCAAACAAAATTAACTTAATGCtttatcaaaaacaaaataatttaCTTACAAAAAAAACATCTTTACCTTCCCCCAAGCACTCCAAACTAGATATCATACGAACATATGAAAGCGCTGCATAAAAGCAGCAAATATTTCAAAGAAAGCACCAATTTTGCCGACaaatatgtgatgacccaaaatatcatgtttaaatttaataagaaactctgtgttctaagacctcaaaaagtaccatttatcatttctcgacttgcgtgcgcagtccgtacaatttttcggaaagtttttaagtgaaaaatggattaaaatttgaaatagagctttaaaactcaactgacttgactttggtcaacatttttagcaaacgaacccggatcagtattttgacagttccgatagctccgtatcgtgatttgggacttgggcgtaagcccgaaatttaatttgaaggtccctaactcaaattatgaccatttaacggaactagcaatttaaaggcaaaatattctaagtttgaccacggggttgactttttgatatcggagccggaatccgattctggaaatttgaacagctccgttatgtcatttatgacttgtgtgccaaatttgaagtcattccggattcatttaatatgttttggcacgagatttgcaaattgaaaagtttaaaaactcaaagtccgaatcgaggtgtgaattgcaattttgatgtagtttgatgtgatttgagaccccgagtaagtccgtatgatgttacgggacttgttaaaatatttggataaggttctgaggggctcgggtgagtttcggataggccatgggatattttgaacttagaaaattttgttggtataactaaacctgttgcaggcctctgatctcgcaaatgcgaaccaagcaggtatggcaattgcgagatttttatcgcaattgcgaagaaagcctaggccagcggttctcgcaattgcgaagagccaattgtcgcaaatgcgacataatcttcgcatttgcgaaggcaacgggattgtgaagggcatcgcaattgcgagtgtttcttcgcatttgcgaagctcaggtcgcaattgcgacacctgcagctgaacaaaatgacttttgggcggaatttttgattcatttcccaaatcttcAAACCTAAAACCCTCAAGAGGCGATtgtgggcgattttcacggaaaaatattggggtaagtattccttatcctatattgattatatttcatgatttcatactcatttatatcatgaatccgtgaatttatggaaaaaatagtttttttctaaaatcttccaaaaacgaaaatttaagatttgaatgtccatttgacatcggaattggataatttctgtatggttggactcgtctcggaatgggtgttcgaatttcgtaagcTTTTTCGAGATTTgggacgtgggtcccactgtcaaatattttaatgaattttgaatctttatccggaaaattagtatattcatatggaattaacTCCTATTAttcatattgagtatattgaattgtttgtgaatagatttgaagctttcagagacaaattta is drawn from Nicotiana tabacum cultivar K326 chromosome 22, ASM71507v2, whole genome shotgun sequence and contains these coding sequences:
- the LOC107793488 gene encoding uncharacterized protein LOC107793488 isoform X2, encoding MTRDGILSSVLGKHRGQWSSAIDIVRQEMQAEMDRKLQEEREQMAAELRRNMEIELERKLAEERQHANAEVDKRISLEVDKKMQEQFASFMTRMQQQQGQGT
- the LOC107793488 gene encoding uncharacterized protein LOC107793488 isoform X1, giving the protein MTRDGILSSVLGKHRGQWSSAIDIVRQEMQAEMDRKLQEEREQMAAELRRNMEIELERKLAEERQHANAEVDKRISLEVDKKMQEQFASFMTRMQQQQQGQGT